The Candidatus Hydrogenedentota bacterium genome includes the window AGTAGCAGTGACATGTAGTCTTCAGAGGGGCGGAGATCGAAGCCCGGGCCGCTTGCGCTTCGTTTGGTCGTCGCTCCGGTATTGATAAAATCAGTCATGCACGAATCCTGGTCTCCAGGCGAAAACGCCATCGTCAACGCCCCCCCAACGCCACCCCCCTGTATGATAACACCTCTGTCAAGCTGGAGTACATAGTTACCGTAAGAGGACGACCGTCGTGCGCCGCCTTGCAATCGCCGGTCATGCGTGAGCTACCATGGCCCCAGGCCGGGGTGAACCATGGACGAGTTATCAACGTATAGAGCGGCAGGCGCGGCGGACCTCTCGGATGAAGCGCTTATGGCCCGCGTAAAAATGGGCGACGGGGATGCATTCGCCGTCCTCGTAAGGCGCTACGAGGAGCCCCTGTTCAATTATGCCAGCAAAATGCTCGGAGACAGAGCCGAGGCCGAAGATGTGTTTCAAGAGACTTTTTTGCGCGTCCACCTCCACGGGCATCGGTTCTGGGGACATGCCCCCTTTCGCCCCTGGCTTTATCGCATCGCCACGAACCTCTGCAAGGATCGGCTGCGCTACCGAAAACGGCGCCCGGAAGTCCCGGTCACATCGCTGCGCCACGACGAAGACTGGCCGGACCCCGTCGATCAGTGGGCCGCGACTTCGCAGCGCCCCGACGAAGCAGCCCTGGCTCGGGAACGCTCCATCATCATGGAACGCGCCTTGGCCGATCTTAGCGTGAAGCATCGGGCCGTCTTTCTCATGGCCCATCAGGAAGGACTGTCCTATGCGGAGATCGCCAAAGCCCTCTGGATTCCCGTGGGCACGGTGAAATCCCGCATGAACAAGGCGGTCAACCGGCTCATGGCGGCCATGGAGGCCTTGGACTAATGGCAAAGCATGTAGACTGCGAACAGGTCCGGGTGAATCTTCGCGCCTATGCGTTGAGGTCACTTTCCGACAGAGACATGGAGACCTCTCGACTTCATCTGAGCGGCTGTACGACCTGCCAGGCAGCGCTTGATAATGAACTGAAGCTACTCTCACGACTCAATGTACTCTCGGTGGAGGAGGCGCCGTCGGGGCTTGCCGAGCGAACGGTTGCGAGCGTAAAGATTCCCCGTCGCTCTTATGTGCGGCCGACGGCGGTCGCCGCGACGATTGTCCTGCTTTCCCTGCCGGTCCTTTACGCGCTGAGCAAATCCCGGGAAGCCGCACGACGCTCCTCTACCCAGGGAAACATGAAACAATTCGGTTTGATCTTCAAGATGTACGCCAACGAGTCGAGGGGTGAGGATTGGCCGCAATTGGCCGATGCCGACGGTGCCTGGGTACCCGATCTGGCACCGTGGTATGGAAAACTCGTCACGGACCCGCAATTCATGGTCTCGGAACAGCACCCGGACCGAAATCGTCTGAAGAAGGCGCTTGCAGAAGCCTGGAGTAGTCCCCGGCCCGACTTTGAAAAAGCCGAGGAAATCGTGGGGGAGAGCTTCGCCTACCTCGGATATTCCACAAAGGACGAGGCCGAGTTCGAGGCGCTAATGCGTGCCCGCGCCGAGCACCGGATGCCCGGCGAAGGGACCGTCCCCACTGGGCCGGGGGAACCTGCCCTTCAACCGCTCCGCGAAGGGGTTGAGCGCTTTATGATCACCGACATCAACAACGCCGGCGCTTCGTCCAGCGCGCAATCTTCTATTCCCGTGCTCATTGAAATCGCCACGTGGAAACATCGAAAATCCGATGACGATTTCAAGGGGACCAACGTGTTGTACATGGATGGCCACGTGGCCTTTGTGCAGCTGGGCACCTTTCCCGTACTGCCGTCTATTCTGGATGTGTTGAGTGGGGAGTAGGGACAGCCTCACCGGCTGAAGCACACTTCACACGTGTTAGATAACTCGATTGACATACCGTTCTTTTCGTAAATCGAAATCGTAGCGCGAGGCTGTCCCTACTTGACCTGCTGGCGCTTTTCCATCAGCTCCGTCCAGGAGACCAATATCACGCCCTCTTCTTTGATGGCTTCCAGGATCTTTGGATTCGTCAGGGCCTTGTAGTCGCCGTAGAGGTGGGTGCGACCGCCGGTAATCTTATCGGTCGTGTCGTCTGGCTTGGTCAGGTGCACGACGAACTCCGTGACGCCGGGCTTGAGGTTTCGGATGGCGTCGATAAAGAGGTCCGTCTTATCCGTCGTATCCCAGCCGTAGCTGGCGGCGTGCATATCGTCCAGCACGGGAAGGCCCGCTTCCCACAGCTTCTCAATGTGCGGTGCGCACTTCTCCACGAACTCCGGCTCCGCAGCGTAGGTGTAGCCCCGGACGGGACCGCCCACGATACGAATGGGAATCTTCTTATCGATGGCGACCTTCACATAGCGATCCAGAAATTCCGGCTTGGCGAACATGGACCACATGTGGGAATCCATGTGGGATACCTTGAGGCCCATCGTTTCCGCGCGGTCAATCTGGGCGCGAATCTCGATTTCAATCTCGTCGGGAGTAGCATGCTGGAGCAGGAGCTTATTGTTGTCCCAGAAGCAGCCCATCTCATCCACCAGGCCCGGCACGGCGCGTTTGCCGGCCACGGGCATGAAGCGGTAGTCGTCCCATTCCGAGCAGAAAGTCAGGTGGACGCCCACGCAGACCTCGGGATTCTTCTTCACGTAGTTGGCGAACATGGGTACCCAGGGGCAGGGCATCATGGCGGTAACCGAGGTCACGATTCCCGCTTCGATCCCTTCAATCGAGCCCTGTGTGGAGGCCAGGCACATGCCTACGTCGTCACTGTTGATGATCAGTACCCGGGAACCCGCCGGGTAGCCCAGGCGTTCGGCAAAGGTGGGCTCGTCGGCGGGACTGCCGAGGGCGAGGAGCGAGACGACAACAATAAGGGCACCATCAATCAAACGCATCATGCTTCTTCTCCCTGTGCGTTGTGCACGACCGATCAATGAAAAGGACGTTACTCACGAGTGACCCCGACGGGCGCATTGTAGCATTGATGCGAGTCGATCAACACTCCGGATCTTCTCCAAGTAGCAGCCGCAGCACCGCATTGGCCTGGTGGTGAGCCGCCACACCGACGCGCGGCGCCATCAGGCCCGTGCCCGGCTGAGCGGCCGTAACCAGATCGCCGACGATGACCATGACGCGGCCCATTTTCTGGGTGCGGATCGTGTTGCTCGGCATATGGCCTGCCAGGCCCGTGGCCAGCACGATGGGCTTTTCGGGGTAAAGCATGCCGTAGGATTCCGCCAGCATGGCCTTCTGGTCCGCACGGTCGAAGGCTTCCACCATGACGTCCACGCGTCCGAAAAGTTCGGCGATATTCTCGGGGGTTACCTTGATGAGATGGGGTTCCACGTTCACGTAGGGATTGATACGCCGGAGATTCGCCGTCAAAGCCTCAACTTTGGGCTGTCCAATCTGATCCACGAAGAACTGTTGCCGATTCAGATTGCTCGGTTCCACCACATCGAAGTCCGCGAGAATGAGGGTGCCAACACCGCTCCGCGCGAGAGCGACCGCCACGGCGGAGCCCAGACCGCCGGCACCGGCAATGCCCACGGTGGCCACCTTCAGTTTCTCGTGCACGCCCGGCGTGTGGCGCGAGGCCATCAAGGCTTCGAGCTCGTGCTTCGCGGGGATTTCGCCACGTCGTATGAGCACGACCGCGTCGCCTTCCGTAAGGACTACGTTCTCGGCTGCGGGTGCACCGTTCAGGATGAGTACGTCGGCCCCCGGTTTGTGCTCCTCCCGCAGGTCGAACAGGGTCATGCCCCGGGGTACGTGAATCACTTGTTCGGAAAGCTTGATGGTGATGGGGTGGTCCATGGTCCCGTTCCTCTCAGCGATAGCGCCCTTGCCAGTTCCTGTAGTGTATCAGGAGGAGGTCCCAGAACATGCGCGCCGAATCGCGCACGGGATTCACCCGCGATGCGCGGCTGTTGATCCAGCGTACGGGAATCTCCCGGATGACCAGGCCGTGCTTTTCGGCTACGAAAAGGAGCTCCACGTCGAAGCTGAATCGGTCCACGGTCTGCCGTGAAAAGACGCACTCGGTCGCCGCGGCGGTAAAGGCCTTGAAACCGCACTGGGTGTCGATAAATCCCGAAAGGCGCAGGGCCTTCAAGATGCGGTTGTAGGTTCGCCCCATGAATTCCCGGTAAGGCGCCTGATGAACCTCCACGCGCGATTCCGGCAGGGATCGGGAGCCGATGACGATGTCCGCGCCCCCCTCAAATTCCGCCCAGATCCGGTCCACTTCTTCGATGGGGGTGGACGCGTCGGCGTCGTAAAAGAGGCGGAAGGCGCCCGTCGCGAGCGTGTTCATGCCCGCCTTGACCGCCGCCCCTTTTCCCTGGTTGACCTTAAGCTGGTGAACGCGGATCGGCGTGCGGTTGGGCGTTCGCATATTGCGCACAACCCCGAAGGTCGCATCGGTGCTGCCGTCGTCCACCACGATGACCTCGGAAGGGTAATCCTGACTTTCCAGATAGCGCAACACGTGGACCAGGGTCGATTCAATGCGCGAGGCCTCGTTGTAGGCCGGGATCACGATGGAGAGTCGGGGAGGAGTTTCCGATTTGGTGTGGACCGACGTGCGTGGGTTCATTCAGGGTTCTTCCAGGGAAGCATAAAAATGGCGCTGGCCGCGCCCCAGCCCCAGGGTGCAGGCGCGGCCAGCAGCAGTACTATCAGTCGATGGGCTTCAGCCAGATATTGCGATACTCCACGCGATCGTGGTGATCCTGAAGCATCAGAACGCCTTTGGGCGCTTCCTGATCGCTCACACCGCCGGGGGTCGGGCTGGGGAGGACCACTTTATCGTGGATCGTAATACCATTGTGCTTTACCGTGATAATCGCGTCGGCCGTCTTGGCGCCGGCGGCGTCAAACTTCGGCGCATGGAACTCGATGTCGTAGGTCTGCCATTCTTCGGGCGGGAGACAGGCCTTGGTCAATGGAACGGCCTTCTGGTAGATGCCGCCACACAGGTTGTCGCGCGGCGCATCGGTGAAGCTGTCCAGCACCTGCACTTCGTAGCGCCCGAAAACGTAGACGCCGCTGTTGCCACGGGCCTGGCTGCCGGGCGCTTCGTTGGGCATGAAGGGGGTCTTGAATTCCAGGTGGAGCTGCATGCTCGGGAATTCTTCCTTGGTGCGGATGGAGTGGCCGCTCATGTTCATCACGCCATTGCGCACGTCCCAGAAGGGCTCCTGGATCCAGGCGTTCATGTTCGTGCCGTCCTGCAGCACTATCGCGCCCTCGGGGGCTTTGAGGCCCAGCGTGGGGGAGCCTTTCTCGATGCGGTTGAGGGAAAACTTGTGCACACCATCCGAGCCTTCGGCCGTGCCAGAGAAGACCCGATTCTCAACCTTGCCGGAGATTTTGAAGCTGCCCATTTCAGGGCCAAGGTCAATCGTCTGTTCGTAGAGACAAAGGCCGTCTTCCGCCTTGCCCTTGGTCATGCCTTTTACTTCGACCAGGGCATCGGCCACACTGATTTTGGCCACGTGCTCGCCTTTGCCGAGGGCCACGATCTGGGCCGTCACGGGCATCGTTTCGCCGGTGGGCGCCGTTACGGATCCGTCAAAATTACCCTGGAGTTCGATTTCCTTTACACTGGCGGCCATTGCGGTGAGCGACAGGCTCAGGGCAAGGCAGCCGGTCAACAGCGTTTTCTTCATGGGGTTTCTCCTGATGATGACCAATCTCTCCGCGCACGCGCCGCACGCCGGCGCCAGCCCGTCAAACTGCTGCATTGGACCACGGACACACGGGAGGGGTGTCGGGGAATGGATACAAACACTTCGGGGCTGTCTTGCGCGGAGTGAATATAGCACCCGCTCCGGTGGGGATTCCAGACTTCACGGCATCGCCAAAGGCTTGCTCGTTAACAGCCCTATGCCCCTGCCTGAGGTGCCGACCGCGTTGTAGAAGAGGTAGCGCGTATCGTTACTGGGGTTGTACACCAAAGACACCTTGTGGGCATGCTCCGCGTCCAGCCCACCGGGGTGACCGCCTGCTCGGTAGAGGGGCTCCGGGTCCACCGTCCACGTAAGAAGATCGCGCGAAAAGGCCGCCATGATGTGGGCATGGCCCTGACCTACACCGAAGAAGATCATGATCCAGTGATCGCCGTCGCGGTAGACCTTGGGGTCGGAGGAGAAGACCTCATTGAAGCTGCCTTTCGGCCCCACAGGGATGACGGGGTTCTTCGGGTGACGGCGCCAGTCGAGGAGATTCTCTGAAAAGGCTACACCCGATTGTTCCACACCGCCCTCGGCGGCGTTGTAAAAATTGTAGAAGCGCCCTTCGTACTCCACAAGCCACGGCTGATAAATGCAATCCTTTTCCCAGGTACCTGCGTCATCCTGAAAGATGGAAAGGATGGGCCGGTCCACCGCCCGACGCCAGGAAAGGCCATCGTCGCTCACCGCCACGCCTTCATAGCCGGGACGGAGCTCGTAGCCGCCCTGCCGGGGGTAGGCGCCGTAAAGTGACCAGTATCTCCCGTCGTGTTTCTTTAGCGTGCGCCGGTCATTGGTGCCGTAGCGCTCGTAGAGGTAGGCGCCCAGCACCACACCGCCGTGGTCAAAACTACCCGCTTCACCAAAGCCCATGGCGAGGCGGGGCTGAGTCCAGCGAACCAAATCGGTGCTTTCGGCGATGTAGGACTGGTAGCCCCGGCCGTCGAATCCGATGAAGGACATAAACCACCGGGGATCGTCTGGAAGCTGGAATACCGTGGGGACGTCCGTCTTCTCGATGCCCGCGTGGCCTGGAATTTCGGGGGCCGCGGGTATCACAAGTTCGGGGTAGTAGTGCCAGCCGCGCCAGGGCGCCGACCATGCTGCGATGGTATCGGGAGAAATTTCCTCGCCGTTGACACGTACAACGGTAATTAGCAGCAGCGCGATCAGGATATGTGGACGAAGTATCGTCATGGGGCCGTCTCCGCGGGGCCGCTCCGCTTGGCCATGAAGGCATCCCAGAGCTCTTTTCGAATGAAGGTGGGCATGAGTACGCCGGGCCGCAGGCCATTCATTTCCACCTGATATTCATCTTTGAGCCGGGGCTGCAGGGCACCGGCGATCTCGGGGGAGGTCAAAATGACATCGGCGTCGGGGGATTCGGGAAAATTTGGCCAATAGCCCACATTCGGATAGCGCCGCAGATACCACGGCAGCGGCCAGTAGTCGCCGTCGAATCGGAAGACGTTGATGTGAATCTGATCGCCTCGGGGATGGACCGCGGCCAGATCGGTCACGCGCTCGGTCAAGCGGCGAATGGCGGAACTGGTATGGGCATAGACGTAAGGATTGCGCACATCCGCGCCGTAGGTGAACGACCCGCGCCACGCCTGGCCCGCGAGCTGAGCCGTGGCGGCCAAAATCAATACCCCGAACAGGAATCGAACCCATACTGCGCGCTGCAATCCTGTCAGGCATTGCGCCCCCAAGCCCGCCAGGAGGCAGAGGGGATGGAGGAAGATGAGGAGGTTCCAGGGCGTCTTGTAGGGAATCAGAGAGAAGCCCACAACGAGAAAGAGGGTGTAAAGTGCCAGGAAACGAGGAAACGCCGCACCGCAGTCCACGATTGCCCCATCCCGATCGGTCCGATCCGTCTGATCGGTCCGATTAGGACCCCAAAGCCCCCACAAGACGCCGATCAGCCCCAAACCCAGTATCAGCCCTTCGCTCCACTTCGGGCCCGCCTCGCGGTAGGTCCAGGCCAGCAGCGAAATGTAGTAATACCACGGCTGATCGTGCAGGGCGCTGCTTCCGTGGCCTTCCGCGCGGTTGAGATAGGTCGTGTAGGTCAGGAGCGAATCCAGCGGACCGCGCCAGTGCGTGAAAAACGAGGAGAAAAAGAGCACCGAAATCGCCAGGGCGAGCCCCAATCCCGCGCCGAGGTGCCTCCAGTTCAGGGTCAGGGCTATTGCCCGCCGCGCGAC containing:
- a CDS encoding RNA polymerase sigma factor, translating into MDELSTYRAAGAADLSDEALMARVKMGDGDAFAVLVRRYEEPLFNYASKMLGDRAEAEDVFQETFLRVHLHGHRFWGHAPFRPWLYRIATNLCKDRLRYRKRRPEVPVTSLRHDEDWPDPVDQWAATSQRPDEAALARERSIIMERALADLSVKHRAVFLMAHQEGLSYAEIAKALWIPVGTVKSRMNKAVNRLMAAMEALD
- a CDS encoding DUF1559 domain-containing protein, whose amino-acid sequence is METSRLHLSGCTTCQAALDNELKLLSRLNVLSVEEAPSGLAERTVASVKIPRRSYVRPTAVAATIVLLSLPVLYALSKSREAARRSSTQGNMKQFGLIFKMYANESRGEDWPQLADADGAWVPDLAPWYGKLVTDPQFMVSEQHPDRNRLKKALAEAWSSPRPDFEKAEEIVGESFAYLGYSTKDEAEFEALMRARAEHRMPGEGTVPTGPGEPALQPLREGVERFMITDINNAGASSSAQSSIPVLIEIATWKHRKSDDDFKGTNVLYMDGHVAFVQLGTFPVLPSILDVLSGE
- a CDS encoding polysaccharide deacetylase family protein, whose translation is MMRLIDGALIVVVSLLALGSPADEPTFAERLGYPAGSRVLIINSDDVGMCLASTQGSIEGIEAGIVTSVTAMMPCPWVPMFANYVKKNPEVCVGVHLTFCSEWDDYRFMPVAGKRAVPGLVDEMGCFWDNNKLLLQHATPDEIEIEIRAQIDRAETMGLKVSHMDSHMWSMFAKPEFLDRYVKVAIDKKIPIRIVGGPVRGYTYAAEPEFVEKCAPHIEKLWEAGLPVLDDMHAASYGWDTTDKTDLFIDAIRNLKPGVTEFVVHLTKPDDTTDKITGGRTHLYGDYKALTNPKILEAIKEEGVILVSWTELMEKRQQVK
- the thiF gene encoding sulfur carrier protein ThiS adenylyltransferase ThiF codes for the protein MDHPITIKLSEQVIHVPRGMTLFDLREEHKPGADVLILNGAPAAENVVLTEGDAVVLIRRGEIPAKHELEALMASRHTPGVHEKLKVATVGIAGAGGLGSAVAVALARSGVGTLILADFDVVEPSNLNRQQFFVDQIGQPKVEALTANLRRINPYVNVEPHLIKVTPENIAELFGRVDVMVEAFDRADQKAMLAESYGMLYPEKPIVLATGLAGHMPSNTIRTQKMGRVMVIVGDLVTAAQPGTGLMAPRVGVAAHHQANAVLRLLLGEDPEC
- a CDS encoding glycosyltransferase family 2 protein, giving the protein MNPRTSVHTKSETPPRLSIVIPAYNEASRIESTLVHVLRYLESQDYPSEVIVVDDGSTDATFGVVRNMRTPNRTPIRVHQLKVNQGKGAAVKAGMNTLATGAFRLFYDADASTPIEEVDRIWAEFEGGADIVIGSRSLPESRVEVHQAPYREFMGRTYNRILKALRLSGFIDTQCGFKAFTAAATECVFSRQTVDRFSFDVELLFVAEKHGLVIREIPVRWINSRASRVNPVRDSARMFWDLLLIHYRNWQGRYR
- a CDS encoding DUF1080 domain-containing protein, yielding MKKTLLTGCLALSLSLTAMAASVKEIELQGNFDGSVTAPTGETMPVTAQIVALGKGEHVAKISVADALVEVKGMTKGKAEDGLCLYEQTIDLGPEMGSFKISGKVENRVFSGTAEGSDGVHKFSLNRIEKGSPTLGLKAPEGAIVLQDGTNMNAWIQEPFWDVRNGVMNMSGHSIRTKEEFPSMQLHLEFKTPFMPNEAPGSQARGNSGVYVFGRYEVQVLDSFTDAPRDNLCGGIYQKAVPLTKACLPPEEWQTYDIEFHAPKFDAAGAKTADAIITVKHNGITIHDKVVLPSPTPGGVSDQEAPKGVLMLQDHHDRVEYRNIWLKPID
- a CDS encoding TIGR03663 family protein; translation: MTKFPVFHVATLALILLVAAVLRFYDLGYRPMHGDEANQAMKTSVLLAKGEYAYDPFEHHGPTLYYLTLPILWIAGAHNAAEMTEPMIRLVPAFFGLGLVLLSWLIVSPIDRRAGLWAALLTAVSHGLVYYSRYYVQEISFVFFAAGLLWCGHHYLSSRRIGWALGAGLCLGLLHATKETSVLVVFAMVAALACVVAWEKFVARRAIALTLNWRHLGAGLGLALAISVLFFSSFFTHWRGPLDSLLTYTTYLNRAEGHGSSALHDQPWYYYISLLAWTYREAGPKWSEGLILGLGLIGVLWGLWGPNRTDQTDRTDRDGAIVDCGAAFPRFLALYTLFLVVGFSLIPYKTPWNLLIFLHPLCLLAGLGAQCLTGLQRAVWVRFLFGVLILAATAQLAGQAWRGSFTYGADVRNPYVYAHTSSAIRRLTERVTDLAAVHPRGDQIHINVFRFDGDYWPLPWYLRRYPNVGYWPNFPESPDADVILTSPEIAGALQPRLKDEYQVEMNGLRPGVLMPTFIRKELWDAFMAKRSGPAETAP